The DNA sequence aaaatatatatgaaaacctatataaatatatattttatatacatattcatgtatgtaataatatgtatgtaaaatatatatgagaacctatataaatatatatattttatatacatatatggtttCATATATTGGTAGCTTTGGGATTAGGTGTATGGTTAAGGCTTTTTCAAGATAggatatgaatataaaatatatatgaatttatatgtgaacataaatttatataatggcatatataaagtatgtataaattcatatataaaaatatatatcactatTGGTAGTGTTAATGATGTTTGGTTTATCATTGGTGTTCAGGATAAAGTATAAATATAGTTATGAATATTCCTTTCCCTTCTGTTTCTTCAATCTTCTGATGAAGACTGTATATCCCTCACTTTCTAATCTTTTCGCATTTCCCTATATGGAGTATAGCCTGTATCATGGGGTGGCTAGCAGCCCATCAGGGTAGTTTCCTGCTCAGAAGGATGCGAGCCACTTGAGAAAACgaaagtctaaaataattagtaaagTAAAAGAGTCAGAACCAGAAATTAGATTAAAGAGGAAATGGAGCGCTTGATAGATCCTTCAGCCCACATAAGAACTGGAACTGAACAACCAAAAATGTGGCTCCAGTCCTTTATTTAAAGgcgggtacatcaaaggcagggataaggtttcagcagGAGGAGTCTTGCTTCTTGGTGTGATAGTGTCTTGTAGCAAACAGGTTGATTGTCAtcttggcaagccacacccatctctgagagacTGTGTGGTTCCAGTGggtcaccccatctccagtgCAGTGCTGAACCTGACAGAGCTGAGTAGGAAGTCAAACAGTCTCAAACCAGCAGGATTGCTGCTGGGAATTCCCAGATACTAAACTTTTCTACCCAATGGCTTTTATGTGCATTTGGTTAATGCACATTTCACAGATGGCTTCCAGCAAGTCTGTGCTGCTCAAAGAACAGGAAGGTCTGATGATGAGCTCAGGATTTATACTTCTATACAACTTCATTGGAACCATTTAAACAATAATCTCCTTCATTTCTGTTGTGAATACTTCATTATCAGGACCAGTGCAGTTCATTTCATAAATGGGCTGCTTCATACCTCTCTTAGGAGCTTTTGTAGTTCTTCCATGAATTTCTATCTTGGGGCTTCATAAGTAACACTCCCATATCCCACCAAGCATTTTTACACGAAGCATTATCCAGGCCAATAAAGAGATGGCATGGTTGTCATTAACAAATGATGTAAATGTTCCTGTAGGGTAGGTGGGTGATGACAGAAGTAATTTTATTCACTGCACTCCCTAACAGGAGTATGCCTTCAGATCTAGTGATCTTAAAGTCACAAATTTAGTTATATTAtgttttcccttgttttctgCCTAAACTTGTTTCTGAGTTCTACCAGTCCAGCAGCAGTATAATCTCTCCTGCAGATAAGCATTTGTTGGTCATGAAGAATAGCTCCCTAACATACACTCCCACCAGCTGTGACTGTCTTTATATTTTGAGTTATGACTAATCTGGTCCTTGGCACTGTCAATCAACTCATCCGTGTCCCCATCTTCTTCTGGTTTTGAGGTTCACAAAGATCCCATTTATGGGGGTCCCAGTCAGTATGAGAAACCACTTTACTCTAGCTCTTGGTAAgtttacttttcagttttgtaAATTGGAAGActacaatttcaatttttttgactGCAATCTTCACACAAGGAAGTAATTGCCCAGTATTCACTGTTGAAGTTAGATATAATTTCTCCTACAATTGCTTAACATGAGTTTGGGCCTGCAAATCTGCATCAGTTGTTGCCCACAGAACTATGAGGAAGGACCAAGcatagttctttctttttctttagaccATATTACTTGCCCATGACCAACAGTTTTTCCCTGAATCCTTGAGGTCTTTGGGGGAGCATGACATTTCATGAGGTTGAGCACTAGGCATCCATAATGGGGCTGAATCTCATGAGCACAAGAGAAATTTTGAGGTTAATGCAACTCTTCTATATCATGACTATATCCATTTATCACAACTTAGAACTGTACACTCAGGAGAGTATTTTGTATATATAGACTgcactttaaaaatgaaggaataatgTGTGGCCCCGTGACTAAGAATTGGTTGTAGATTCCCCTTAAGCGTCAGTATTTTCTTCCCTGTTGTGAGTAATGAATCTATTTGTAAATAGAATTAGGAAGATACAAATATTAGTGTTTTTCATGATGCAAGTATATTAACTTGCAactgtaaaattctttttatgattttccctTAATTTTAACCCTGAGACTCATCCAGGGAAAACTTGAAGAACCAGCACTTACCCAGGCAGAGACAAAAATGTGCATATTGGGGTAAAGCTTTTCCTCCAAAAGGCAGGTTCTGGCCTCTGATTGAGGTTTAGGAATTGTGTACCTCTAACATACTCAGAAAGAGCTAGAACATAAAATGATGAGGACCTCATATTCAGTCTTTTGCCCAAATTTCAGTAATCTGTAAAGCATACCAGGCACTTGTTAGAACAAAAGAGTAATGGAAGGAGGGCAGAGTTTGTACCTACCTATACCATCAAAATTAGACTTTCTTTATCATATATCCATGGTAGGCAGCAGGTTAGAAGAGGGATAAAATAATTCCTTTCAATAATGATAGTTTACAAAATCATACAAGAACATTAGcagtaaagatttatttatttatttttgatgttagGATCTGAGCCCAGAACCTTGTACATGGTGTGCTGTACAACTGAACTACCTTCAAACCTCagaaattatcttaaaataatgaTGTTCAGTAAACCATCTAACTCTTTGGAGAGAATAACATAGTAGTTAGGGGCATTTTAGTGAGGTGGAAGTAGAGTACATAGCATAATTTACACAATAGCTATATCACATATGTTTGACAACTTGGTTAACAATTTTTAAGGCACATCAGCTAATCAGTAATATacttgcaaaacaaacaaacaaacaaaaaaccctctagGTTTCTCTAAATGTTCGAAGCAATTTCATGATATACACTCAGCAACGTCTATAGCCAGTTACAATTCAATCTGCATGATGTGTTTTACCCATAAAATTGTTTGTTTAGTATGAAACAACCAGGGTTGGTGTGAGGTGCCCATTATGTAGAAAATTATTAGTTGAAATGTATCTTAgtattctatgttttattttctctctctggaaTAGGTATAATTCTTCTGTATGACAATTCCAACAAAGAACATACAAGTCTCTTTGAATATGTGCTAAAGTTGAAAGTAAGCAAGTATCTCCTTCCATAGCCAGTTTACCATAAATTTCTTTTGCCTTTCATTCAGTTACAGGCCTAGTTGCCTAGACTACAGAGGAATATTATGACGAAAATGAGAAGGAGGCAAAAACTTGGAACAGAAGTAGTACAATGTACAATTTGGGCAGGGATGGCCTATgtgtactttctttctttcctgaaacctttttaaaattttagcagatAGTTTTGAATACCTAAGTCTTCTATTTATACTCAGACTACCTTTGTCCCTCTCTACCTCAATCTTGTCATCAAACCAGTTGGTCAACTCAATGACATTATGCATAGTTCCTCAAACAAGTCATGTTCAGTGTTTCCATGCATTCTTACATGGTGTTTCCTTCATCTGGAATGCCAGTCTTCTCAATCTAGCTGATGCTTGCTGTAAATGCCTCCTTCTGGAAACCCTCCCCACCTCTACCCTGATTTAGAGGCCAGTCTTTTGCACATCCAATAACACCTTGTGCATTGGATAACAGCACTGCTTGGGGCAGAGCATAATTGCAAATTTGGTTCATTCTTTCTATCTATTGGGTATAAGTAGACTGGAAACCTTAGGTGTATCTTCTGTTATATAGTGAGTTCAGGTAACCTGGTTGAATAATGGTTGAATGCACTTTGCCTGCACAAGTGAGTAggtaaaatttaataaacattagcCAGAGATTACTCAGAAAAGGGAGTTTGTTATCACTGAGCAGTAGTTAACCAGGCACTTGGAAAAACAACTATGGTTATCTATCCCCTTTGTGTATTCTCTAGATACAGATTACCAATAACGAGAAAACAAATATCAGtaataaaatggtttttaagagttaaaaaatgctaaaactgtGCTGgtgttatagttcagtggtagagtacttgcctaatatGTACAAGAATATGGGCTCTGTCCTTAgctccacacacaaaaaaggtaaaattataataaaagaagtaaataaataagagtccacagatgaagaaactaaattaaaggggattgcttttttatttcaaatttacatGAATAAAAGTTGTAAATGTGGGACATAAAGGTACACCTGCCAGGCTGAAGATGTCATTGTTTTTAACCATTAAAGGTCACAAAGATGGATCTGATTTTTAAGCATTACCTTTACTGTTTCTTTATACAGAACTtggaatgcattaaaaataaattccttaatagtgcccaaacaaaacaaagtctcTTCAGAAGAgactttgttatttaaaaagtgtGTTTTGAATTTCTGTATTTAGTCCTTATTTTCTTAATCGCTGCTTTTACCTCTTGATTTCTTAATGTATAAATAATAGGATTTAAGAGAGGTGTGAAAATTGTGTAAAACACAGAAAGTATTTTATCTATAGAGTATCGATGGAAGGGCCATACGTAGATAAAGACGCATGGAGCAAAGAAGAGAGTCACAACTGTGATGTGAGCTGAGAGAGTGGAGAAGGCCTTAGAGGATCCAGTGGTAGCACGGTGCCTAACTGAGTATATTATGACTGTGTAGGAGACAAGTAAGAGAAGGAAACAGACCAGGGACAGGAGACCACTGTCAGCAATGACCAGGAGTTGTAGCAAGTAGGTGTCCTGGCAGGCAAGTTTGATCACAAGGGGAAGGTCACAGAAAAAGCTGTCTACAACATTGGGACCACAAAAAGGCAAAGTCAGCATGAAAGCCATCTGACTAGATGAATGTACAAATCCAACTGCATAGGAAGATAACAGCAGCCCAATGAGCACCCGTGGGTTCATGATGGTCATATAATGGAGAGGTTTGCATATGGCAACATACCTGTCTATTGCCATGGCTACAAGCAACATCATCTCACTCCCACCCAGGAGGTGCATGAAGAACATCTGAGAATAGCATCCCCACCAGGATATGGTTTTCTGTTCTCTGAGGAAATCCACAATCATCTTAGGTGTAGCAAAAGAAGCCAGGATCATATCAACACAGGAGAGACTGATAAGCAAAAAGTACATTGGTGTGTGAAGGCATGAGTCGAAGGTGACAGTGACCAAGATGAGACTGTTTCCTAATATAATCCCCACATAGACCACAGAGAAtcccaagaagaataaaatctgaaGATTCTGGGAATGGGAAAGTCCCAGCAATATGAATTCAGACACCACTGAATGGTTTGCTTTTTCCATATTGTCAACGTTATACCATAATGATCAAAATGAAAGACAACAAGAGGCAGGCAAATTGTGTTTGCTGGAAGAAGAGGTTATTTTTGGTGTTCAACTTTGCTGTTCAGTCAGAGAGTTGGCACCTAAAATTACCCTTTAGTTTTGTCGAATTTGGTTGGTCATTGTTTTCCTTAATGGCCCAGGGAAGTACACTAAATAGTCAATAGAATTctgaaaggcaaaaataaaaaatagtatgtgaaactgcaaatatataaaatgagaacCAGAATTAGAAGACATCCATATAACACCAAACTGAGCTACCTATTGGGCAGCATAGGGCAGAGACTCCTCTTGGGAGTtaagtttccttttctgttaaaCTAGAGAATTGGATCACATCATATTTAATGTCTCATTGTGGTGTAAAGATCTCCATGAATATGACAATTTTCATGTTGAATTTTATATtcaccaaattattttttaaacttggaaactatatacaaacacacacacacgcacacacacacacacacacacacgtaaagaAATATGAATTGAGCCTGGGAAATGtacttcttctctttcctccttcattTCTCATCAGAAATTCTTAAATTAGTAGTGATCAccataaacttttcttttttcttttatggggaggatactggggattgacctcagggacactcaactattgaaccacatccccagatctgtgttgtattctatttagagacaggatcttaatgagttgcttagtgcatcaatttttctgaggctggctttgaacttgaaatcctcctacctcagccttccaagccactgggattataggcgtgagccactATTCCTGACTTCACTACAAGCTTTTTAATAGTCAAGAGATGTGTGTGTATAACATTTTAGCACATAtaacatattacatatttttatgtaaataacatatatatgttatttatatatatatataataaatatatatatatatatatttcacattatcCACATCAGATACCTTTTCTGGATTTTAGACAAGGAGGACAGAGTACAGCAGGAAGGATATGGCCAGATATAACTGAACTTATTTCTTTTGCagtttgtttcattcattcacttttatgtttattattctaTAGATGATAATTGATTAACTTTTACATGGCTATTTGTTGAGGCTTCAAAATGACCAAGCAAGCTTGAGGTAACTGATTTAGGTA is a window from the Urocitellus parryii isolate mUroPar1 chromosome 6, mUroPar1.hap1, whole genome shotgun sequence genome containing:
- the Or4k13 gene encoding olfactory receptor 4K13; amino-acid sequence: MEKANHSVVSEFILLGLSHSQNLQILFFLGFSVVYVGIILGNSLILVTVTFDSCLHTPMYFLLISLSCVDMILASFATPKMIVDFLREQKTISWWGCYSQMFFMHLLGGSEMMLLVAMAIDRYVAICKPLHYMTIMNPRVLIGLLLSSYAVGFVHSSSQMAFMLTLPFCGPNVVDSFFCDLPLVIKLACQDTYLLQLLVIADSGLLSLVCFLLLLVSYTVIIYSVRHRATTGSSKAFSTLSAHITVVTLFFAPCVFIYVWPFHRYSIDKILSVFYTIFTPLLNPIIYTLRNQEVKAAIKKIRTKYRNSKHTF